The sequence GGATGAAAAACCAACAACAGACTCTATGCTGGGTGTGTGGATTGGGGAAGCTGCTATTCCTTGTACTCCTAATGTTGCAAAAGGAAAATCAAGAGCAAAAAAAGTCAGCTGCACAAAGTAAGTTCAAACTTTTTAGTTTCTCTGACATTCAGTGaagtaaatatttcaatattctgttttggttttatgaatgtataaaaaaCTTTTCCTTAGTTTTGACATGTAAAATTTTGGTcgtaaaataattatatattaaaagtttcaaattttaatatagtattttaaataacGATTGAATATTTGTAATAACtcataacttttataattttttaaaatataggttaaaaacacaaaatcaagAAGAAGAGCTTATGAAATTAGCTAAGCAATTTGATAAAAATATGGAAGAGCTTGATGTGATTCAAGAGCAAAACAAGCAGAATCATGATTTTACCCAGATGATTTCAGAAGCAGAgactttaaataattataaagataatGTACAAATGCAGTTATTACATGATATCATCCCCGAAATAGATAATGCTGTAATAAAGAAGCTGATGAAAGGAAACACCAAAGTATCTGTGGGAAGTGATCAATATAGCAGCCAGATGCCATTTGACCAAAATGCTGAAGCAGCCTTTAATGCCATTTTTGATGGTTCTACTCAGAAATGTAGTGGACAGCTAAGCCAGGACTGGTCAGATGATTTTGGAATACCATTACtacctttgaaaagaaaagtgctttgaaagaggagaaaatcatTACTAACAAAACTCAGGTCACTGAAAAACTGCCAAATAAACCCGCAACTTCACTTTCCCATCAAGCAGATACTCCTGAAAGGACAGAATCTTATGTAACTTCCAATACTAAGGAACCAAAAGCTTTTAATAAGCTCATGGATGCATTTACTACTGGTGATTTTGAGGAAGATTGGGAAAACTTACTAAGTAATGAACCTTTTGTTACACAAAATGTAGAAATGTCTGAACCCTTTCTTGTCCCTGAAATAGCCCAGATTGTTGGTCAAAAGGAAATTTGTACCATTAACAGTGAAAGTGATAGAATTAACTCAAGAATGAATGTAAGTCTAGATCCTGGGTTTAGAGATTCAAAAATTTTACTAGATGTTTCTTCAAAGACACGTACCAGTGAAATAATAGACCCTGGAAAATACAGATTTTCACCAGATTCAAATGATAAACCAGACAAATTACTATCCATtggaaataaagtgaaatttgATAAATCTTTCAATAAAACCATTCAAGACAAAACTCAAGATTGTTCAGTTGCACCTGATCCAACAAAAGTAAAGGAAGATATTCATACTAAATGTATTTCTAATGTAAATGTGTCACAAAAAAAGTCTACTTTGAACACAGGATATTCTGAGGAACAAAAAAATAAGTCCATTTTTCATCAGTCTTTTAAGACACATTCTAATATAGTTCCGTTTGACTCTGCTGCTTTGAACAATGCAAATCAGACAAATGCATCCAACTTCCATTCTCTCTCCGATGATTGGAATGACCCATCATTTGCCAATGAAATTGATAAAGCATGGGAAGCTGATGATGTAGAGGATGACTTATTATACCAAGCATGTGATGATATTGAAAGACTAACTCAGCAGCACAACATGAGAAAGGACAGCAAGACATTAGAAAGTATACTTGAGATTAATAATAGTTCCAAACAGGGAGCCAAAACCATGTTTACTACATCAAAACAAGAAAGTCAGTTGGTGCAATCAACGCATTTGAGCAGTGTTTCAGCACAGTCATCTTCATTGACAGAGagttcacaaaaaaataaatcagtgaagATGCAAAAAGGGGAAATTTGTGGAAATTTTCCAGATTTTTCAGGTACTACAACAAATGTTACTCTATACTCTAAGAACTCAAAATGTCTAATCAATAATCTGCCTGTATCTTGGAATAATACTGATGTTCCAGTACAAGTGAGTAGTTCCAGATCGGTTCTTACAAGAAGTTCAAGTGTGAATGTGAATTCAGATCAAATGAGGACACAAATAGCTAGTTACAAGAAGAACTTGAATACTAGTCCTCTGTCCCATAGGACTATAACAGATGAAGCTCAGAGTGACCTTAACAGTACAGTTAGATTTTCTAAGTATACGTTTACAAAGATCAGAAATTCTGCAGTTCTTTCCCATATTAATCAAAATTATGTAACAGGAAGTATCGGTGATACCAAAATCACACAGAGTTCGGAGAGAAACAGAACTGTCAACTCATTATGTGGGAAGGCTGTTCAACAGCAATCCTTGGTGAAACCTGAATCTTTGAAACAACCTTCTAAAGGTATGTATGAAATCATTTTCTTTGAAAGGTATCATCTTGGAAAGTAGCCAAACTAGTTTTTTTGTTGTATTAAATCTGTATAACATGTAAGGTAAAAACTATGATTACATAGAAGTCATAAAGTGATTCTTGTGAATAATTGTGCTGTAATAAGCAGAGTGGGTATTTGTTTTCAAAAGACTGTTTCAGGTTCTTTACCAACATTTAATACAGTGACTAGCatgtagtaggcactcagtaaatatttgttgaatgttttctgaattatattatggaaaatttaTGTTAGGATATATACTGTGTGAAACTCTATTTACaaaatatctcattgttttaGAACTTGAGTAGTTCTTCTATGTTT is a genomic window of Phyllostomus discolor isolate MPI-MPIP mPhyDis1 chromosome 6, mPhyDis1.pri.v3, whole genome shotgun sequence containing:
- the ETAA1 gene encoding LOW QUALITY PROTEIN: ewing's tumor-associated antigen 1 (The sequence of the model RefSeq protein was modified relative to this genomic sequence to represent the inferred CDS: inserted 1 base in 1 codon), with product MNRRRKLGDNPGLKNTPRKMVAAEECGSVVESGKRRLRSARRSGFSRAGDGPPQPLPRPEKFPVAASCSKSNPEEKYETPKRVLKMDLLSSTFSSPNDPDGQNDIFWDQNSPMTKQLGKGRKTKIYTTDSDEISHIVNRIAPQDEKPTTDSMLGVWIGEAAIPCTPNVAKGKSRAKKVSCTKLKTQNQEEELMKLAKQFDKNMEELDVIQEQNKQNHDFTQMISEAETLNNYKDNVQMQLLHDIIPEIDNAVIKKLMKGNTKVSVGSDQYSSQMPFDQNAEAAFNAIFDGSTQKCSGQLSQDWSDXFWNTITTFEKKSALKEEKIITNKTQVTEKLPNKPATSLSHQADTPERTESYVTSNTKEPKAFNKLMDAFTTGDFEEDWENLLSNEPFVTQNVEMSEPFLVPEIAQIVGQKEICTINSESDRINSRMNVSLDPGFRDSKILLDVSSKTRTSEIIDPGKYRFSPDSNDKPDKLLSIGNKVKFDKSFNKTIQDKTQDCSVAPDPTKVKEDIHTKCISNVNVSQKKSTLNTGYSEEQKNKSIFHQSFKTHSNIVPFDSAALNNANQTNASNFHSLSDDWNDPSFANEIDKAWEADDVEDDLLYQACDDIERLTQQHNMRKDSKTLESILEINNSSKQGAKTMFTTSKQESQLVQSTHLSSVSAQSSSLTESSQKNKSVKMQKGEICGNFPDFSGTTTNVTLYSKNSKCLINNLPVSWNNTDVPVQVSSSRSVLTRSSSVNVNSDQMRTQIASYKKNLNTSPLSHRTITDEAQSDLNSTVRFSKYTFTKIRNSAVLSHINQNYVTGSIGDTKITQSSERNRTVNSLCGKAVQQQSLVKPESLKQPSKEEEEKNRKYSPEEIQKKRQEALVRRMAKAQASTMKAVPT